A window of Vespa velutina chromosome 15, iVesVel2.1, whole genome shotgun sequence contains these coding sequences:
- the LOC124954523 gene encoding WD repeat-containing protein 13-like isoform X1 — protein sequence MSSTWYQQVFALDAKYNAQRANKLPTLGMLYIRRRNQLLREKPFKEDDIRTQYLKLRSDLLYKRYGENIDQNNIMNNSLQEETSENVPKSHFVQKKSTAENFAFAGVHHAFDQHTAAVIMLKFANNDRSRLGCASLDGTLSICEVVNTPPQVFAVLEGHQKGVTAFDWSISNDLIVSSSLDATIRLWKVHAEPKCLRVVKDPQNAEIFCCAFIPANNNLVVTGNSHGLIQILNVSTGIYTRGGSCKLGEKILSLTCEESGGSLIWAGSDRGTITSLQLEARTGRLSKLQRVQKLNSMITSLSWRSWHSKEIPWPVFLASTACNAVLLYRVADNQGSLKLLKKYPIKHRLHCIRSTFCPQMGACLIATGSEDGAIHLFDSSKDGKAARVNLLHGHARPVLALSFNYDESFLASGDHQGLVILWRNHQRHL from the exons ATGTCTAGTACGTGGTATCAACAAGTGTTTGCCCTAGATGCCAAATACAATGCACAACGTGCAAATAAATTGCCTACATTAG GCATGCTTTATATTCGTAGACGAAATCAATTATTGAGAGAAAAACCATTTAAGGAGGACGATATTCGTACACAGTACTTGAAATTACGTtcagatttattatataaacgatatggAGAGAATATTGATCAAAATAACATTATGAACAATTCTTTACAAGAAGAAACTTCAGAGAATGTACCAAAATCTCATTTTGTTCAAAAGAAATCAACAGCAGAGAATTTTGCTTTTGCTGGAGTTCATCACGCTTTCGATCAACATACTGCAGCTGTAATAATGCTTAAATTTGCCAATAATGATAGATCCAGATTAGGATGTGCATCTTTAGATGGAACTCTATCGATATGCGAAGTTGTTAACACACCACCACAAGTATTTGCTGTACTTGAAGGTCATCAGAAAGGAGTTACAGCTTTTGATTGGAGTATCAGCAATGATTTGATAGTATCATCTTCTCTGGATGCTACTATACGTCTTTGGAAAGTACATGCAGAACCTAAGTGTTTACGAGTGGTTAAAGATCCACAAAACGCAGAAATTTTTTGTTGTGCATTTATACCagctaataataatttagtaGTTACTGGTAATTCACACGGGTTGattcaaattttaaatgtatcaACAGGAATCTATACACGTGGTGGTTCATGCAAACTTGGGGAAaag attttatCATTAACTTGTGAAGAAAGTGGTGGCTCATTGATATGGGCAGGAAGCGATAGAGGTACTATTACTTCATTACAATTAGAGGCTAGGACAGGAAGGCTTTCAAAATTGCAAAGAGTTCAGAAATTAAATAGTATGATAACCAGCCTCTCTTGGCGTTCTTGGCATTCGAAAGAAATACCATGGCCAGTCTTTTTAGCAAGTACCGCTTGCAATGCAGTATTATTGTATCGCGTTGCTGATAATCAGGGTTCtctgaaattattgaaaaaatatcctATTAAGCACAG ACTTCATTGTATAAGATCTACATTTTGTCCCCAAATGGGAGCTTGTTTAATAGCAACTGGTTCAGAAGATGGTGCAATTCATCTTTTTGATTCTTCCAAAGATGGTAAAGCTGCAAGAGTAAATCTACTTCATGGTCATGCAAGACCTGTACTTGctctttcgtttaattatgACGAATCATTTCTCGCTTCTGGAGATCATCAAGGACTTGTTATTTTATGGCGCAATCACCAACGCCATTTGTAG
- the LOC124954523 gene encoding WD repeat-containing protein 13-like isoform X2, translating to MNNSLQEETSENVPKSHFVQKKSTAENFAFAGVHHAFDQHTAAVIMLKFANNDRSRLGCASLDGTLSICEVVNTPPQVFAVLEGHQKGVTAFDWSISNDLIVSSSLDATIRLWKVHAEPKCLRVVKDPQNAEIFCCAFIPANNNLVVTGNSHGLIQILNVSTGIYTRGGSCKLGEKILSLTCEESGGSLIWAGSDRGTITSLQLEARTGRLSKLQRVQKLNSMITSLSWRSWHSKEIPWPVFLASTACNAVLLYRVADNQGSLKLLKKYPIKHRLHCIRSTFCPQMGACLIATGSEDGAIHLFDSSKDGKAARVNLLHGHARPVLALSFNYDESFLASGDHQGLVILWRNHQRHL from the exons ATGAACAATTCTTTACAAGAAGAAACTTCAGAGAATGTACCAAAATCTCATTTTGTTCAAAAGAAATCAACAGCAGAGAATTTTGCTTTTGCTGGAGTTCATCACGCTTTCGATCAACATACTGCAGCTGTAATAATGCTTAAATTTGCCAATAATGATAGATCCAGATTAGGATGTGCATCTTTAGATGGAACTCTATCGATATGCGAAGTTGTTAACACACCACCACAAGTATTTGCTGTACTTGAAGGTCATCAGAAAGGAGTTACAGCTTTTGATTGGAGTATCAGCAATGATTTGATAGTATCATCTTCTCTGGATGCTACTATACGTCTTTGGAAAGTACATGCAGAACCTAAGTGTTTACGAGTGGTTAAAGATCCACAAAACGCAGAAATTTTTTGTTGTGCATTTATACCagctaataataatttagtaGTTACTGGTAATTCACACGGGTTGattcaaattttaaatgtatcaACAGGAATCTATACACGTGGTGGTTCATGCAAACTTGGGGAAaag attttatCATTAACTTGTGAAGAAAGTGGTGGCTCATTGATATGGGCAGGAAGCGATAGAGGTACTATTACTTCATTACAATTAGAGGCTAGGACAGGAAGGCTTTCAAAATTGCAAAGAGTTCAGAAATTAAATAGTATGATAACCAGCCTCTCTTGGCGTTCTTGGCATTCGAAAGAAATACCATGGCCAGTCTTTTTAGCAAGTACCGCTTGCAATGCAGTATTATTGTATCGCGTTGCTGATAATCAGGGTTCtctgaaattattgaaaaaatatcctATTAAGCACAG ACTTCATTGTATAAGATCTACATTTTGTCCCCAAATGGGAGCTTGTTTAATAGCAACTGGTTCAGAAGATGGTGCAATTCATCTTTTTGATTCTTCCAAAGATGGTAAAGCTGCAAGAGTAAATCTACTTCATGGTCATGCAAGACCTGTACTTGctctttcgtttaattatgACGAATCATTTCTCGCTTCTGGAGATCATCAAGGACTTGTTATTTTATGGCGCAATCACCAACGCCATTTGTAG